A portion of the Glycine max cultivar Williams 82 chromosome 10, Glycine_max_v4.0, whole genome shotgun sequence genome contains these proteins:
- the LOC100783989 gene encoding uncharacterized protein has protein sequence MLLYTKFMKDILTKKGKYIDNERIVVEGKCSAVIQRKSPKKFKDPEGVTIPCTIGNESVGKTLIDLGASINLMPLSMCRRIGNLKIDPTKMMLQLANRSITIPYGVVEDVLVKVRYFTFPIDFVIIDIEEDIEIPLILGRPFMLIANCVVDMGNGNLEMSIDDQKVTFKLFEAIKYPEEDRRCFKVEEVDKEDVGALQTTQNSLEKALINAVDYLTREEEKDLRACLEDLDREENITTWGLVLKN, from the coding sequence ATGCTGCTCTACACCAAATTCATGAAGGACATCCTCACCAAGAAGGGGAAGTACATTGATAATGAGAGAATTGTGGTGGAAGGCAAATGTAGTGCAGTGATACAAAGGAAGTCGCCCAAGAAATTTAAAGACCCCGAGGGCGTGACAATCCCTTGCACCATAGGGAACGAATCAGTAGGGAAGACTCTCATTGACTTAGGGGCAAGCATCAACTTGATGCCCCTGTCAATGTGTAGAAGAATTGGAAACCTGAAGATAGACCCTACCAAGATGATGCTTCAGCTCGCAAATCGATCAATCACTATACCATACGGGGTAGTAGAAGATGTCCTTGTCAAAGTCCGTTACTTTACTTTCCCGATAGATTTTGTCATCATAGACATAGAAGAAGATATAGAGATTCCTCTTATCTTAGGAAGACCCTTCATGCTAATTGCCAACTGCGTGGTAGATATGGGGAATGGTAATCTGGAAATGAGCATTGATGATCAAAAGGTAACCTTCAAACTTTTTGAAGCAATTAAATATCCAGAGGAAGATAGGAGGTGCTTCAAGGTGGAGGAGGTCGATAAAGAAGACGTCGGTGCTCTTCAAACCACACAGAATTCACTGGAGAAAGCTTTGATCAATGCTGTAGATTATCTAACCAGAGAAGAGGAGAAGGATCTAAGGGCTTGCTTGGAAGACTTAGATCGTGAAGAAAATATTACTACATGgggactagttttgaagaattGA